The region TTCGCCGGGCGACGGGGTGGAGGGCATGGCTTTTACCCGCAGCGAACCTATTTTGCGAGACGGCATGCTCTTTCATAGCGGCAAGGCGCGCGTTCTGGTGCAAGAAGAAGGGCTGCGCACTGTGGCGGCCGTGCCGTTGAGAACAGACAATAAAACTTACGGAGTTTTGGCGGTGGCCAACCGGCACGATTGGGTTTGGTCGTCGCGGGATAAACGCATGCTGGTTTCTATTGGCCGGCAGGTGGCCCACGCCGTAGCCAACTCACAAATGTACAGCGAAGTTCAGGAAAAAGCCCAAAATTGGGAATCCAGCTACAGCGCCTTACAACAGGCCAACCTTGAACTGACCCGGCGGGCCGAAGCCCTGGAGCGACAAATCCAGGAGTTGCACCAGGCCGAACAGCAGATTTGGGTGGCCCTGGCCGCTTCGCAAAGAGCCGCGCACCACTCCCCAGAAGCGCAGGCCGATGAAGAATTAATGGCTACCCTTAAAAGAATACTGGCCGCGATGAGCAAACAAAAACAGGAGAAACAGCAAATGCTCTCTCGAGTAGCCTGACCCGGCAAAAGCTCCCATCGCTAAACGCTTAGACACCCTTTAGGAGTAACAACTATGGACGCAGAAAGAAGAATTTACATCAACAACGATTTGGATATCGTTGTAGTGCGCATGCAAGCCCGCGAGATGGCCAAACAAATGGGCTTTGGCACCGCCGACCAGGCCCGTATTTCGCTGGCGGCTTCAGAATTGGCCCGCGTGCTCTCCTGGAATACCAGTGAAGCCGGCGAAATTGTCATGTCCGATGCCAGCCAAAACGGGCAGCACGGCCTCCAGGTGGCCTGTCTGGTCAACCTGGCCCATGTTTCGCTGGGCGACGAAACTCAAGGCGAGGCCGGATCTAACCGCAGCATTGCCGGCGCATGCCAACTGGTGGACGAAAGCATTGTTGAAGAACAAGATAACAACCGGGCCAGAGTCACCTTGATAAAATGGTTGAAATGAAAGGATTACATCATGGCTAACACAAACGACCGACATCCCTCGATTCTCATTGTAGAAGATAGCGCCCCCCAGGCGCTTAAACTTAAACTGGCTTTGGAAAGCAACGGCTGTCAGGTTCATTGGGCCGAGACCGGTTTGGGGGGCTTAGATGTGGCCCAACAACAACACTTTGACCTGGTGGTGCTGGATATAGAGCTGCCTGACATCAACGGCTTTGAAGTATGCCAAAAACTCAAGGCCGATCCCAACCTGGCCGACATTCCGGTGGTCATGCTGACCACGCGCGACCACGCTCAAGATGTGCTGAACGGCCTGGAAGTAGGCGCGGTAGACTACATCCCCAAAGATGCCTTTGCCGAGGCCGTGTTAATTGAAACGATCAAACAAATGAATGTAGGTTAAATGGCCCATTGCCTAAAAAGGCTAACGGCTATACTTTGGAGTTACATATGGAAGCGCCAAACTCCCCTCGTCCTAAAGGAACAGTGTACGTGGTTGAAGATTGGCCGATGAATTTAGAGGCCACCCGCACCGAGCTAAAAAAAGCGCAGCAACGCCTGGAGCGATATCAGGCCGCTTTGCGTTTAGCCGATGTTGAGATCAAGCGACGTAACCGGAGTATCATTGCCCTGACCACTTTTGCTTACCAGGCTATCCACACCGCCAACCCGGCCCACCTGCTTAAACTGGCCCTGGTCCAGGCCCTGGAAACCGCCAGCGCCCCGGTAGGCGCGGTTCTGCTCATTGACGCCGAATCCAAAGAGTTAACCTTGGGGGTGCATAAAGGCTTAACGCCCACCTTAATCCGTATCCTCACCGGCCAGGAGCTGCACCAGGGCGCCACTGCCCTTATGCCCCACCTGGTAGCCGGGGCAGGGGCCTTACTGGAATATGATACCTCTGATGACGAAACCGAACGATTGCTTCTGAAGGCCAGCCACCTGACCAGCCTGGTCAGCCTGTCACTACAAGTTGGCCCGCGCTTGATTGGGGCGCTGCTGGTTGGTTTGCAAGGTAAAAAACACTTTACCCCCGCCGAACTCTGCTTCTTAATGGCTATGAGTCAGGAAACGGCGGTAGCCATGGAAAGTTTGCGCTTGCGCGAGGGGTTATGGCTTACGGCTGAAGCTTTGTTAGGGGATGCCGGCAAAGTTGAACTGCAAGAGGTAGAGCAAACCGACTTGAAGGTGGAAGTGCCTACTCCCCTAGGCCTGCCCGACATCACCTCCACCCTCCCCCAGCCGGCCGACGACGACCTGGAACAACTGCTGGCGGCGATGATGGAAGCTGAAGACGAGGTGCAGCAACAAAATGCCGACCTTCAGACTCTCAATAATATCTCTGAAATGATCAACCGCACCCTTGATTTAAAGCAAATTTTGCAATGTACGGTTGACCAAACCCTGACTACACTCAAAACCGACGCCGCCTGGCTTTATCTGCTTGATGAAAGAAATCAATTGGAAATGCAAGCCCATACCGGACTTTCTATAGAATATGTGCGGGGCATGCAATGCTTGAAACTGGACGCAGGCATAGAAGGACGGGTGGCCCAGGCCAACAAAGCGCAATTTGTTGAATCGGTAGCCAAAGATGTTCACGGTCATAAAATATGGGTAGACAAAGAAGGATTACAAGCCCTGGCTGCCGTGCCTATTACCCGGCCCGGGTCTGAAGTTGGAGATCAAAAAAAACAGGCCGGCGCAAACGTAGTGGGCGTATTGGCGGTGGGCAAACGCGCCGATAAATATGCGTGGAGTCCGCGCGAGGTGCGTATGTTAACCTCATTGGCCAACCAGGTTGCTCCGGCCATAGACAATGCCCGTTTATATGCCCGGGTGCAAGAAGGCGAAACCGGCCTGAAAGCGGGCAACGAAATATTGCAAGAAATCAACGACATGCTGCTGGAAAAAAACGCCAACCTGGAAGGATTTATCTCAAATGATCTGACCCCAGCCCTGACCATGGCCTCGCAAATTCTGCAAACGCTTTGGGCAAAATCGGCCGGCTTTACCGACGGCCAAAAGAAAGAAATAACCACCCTGCAAAAAATCATTACCCGCCTTAATGAATTGGCCAGGGAAACAAGCATCATCAGCGAAACCCTGAATACGGAATTTGATCGAGTGCTTGACTCCGAAGAGAAAAAAAGCAACTACGGCGGCGCTGTCAGGCCGCTTAGACTGGAGAAAACACACGACCTAAAACCGGCAATTATATCTATGGGCAATGACCAAACCAAACCGGAATTAAGCTCACCCCCCAAAAATAATGACCTTTCTGCAAAACCTATGAGCTTTGAAGACGCTATGGCCGCCGGCTTAGTTCCAGATAATATCATCAACAGAGAAACAAAAAAGTAAAATTGTCTTCAAAAAGTTCAAATTTAGGGCCTTGATTCAAACCAAATTCAAACCTTAGTGTGGTATAATTAAAAAGTGGCAAGCAAATATTCCAGATCATAATGATTTTGGGCCAATGATATAGAAGTGCACTATGACCTCAGTATTGATTATTGACGACGACAAGCTATTATGTGATGCCTTTCAACTTATGTTAAACAAAGCTGGCTTTGAGGTAGAAATAGCCTACGATGGCCGCGAAGGTTTGCGGAAAGCCTACTCCTTTAATCCAGACGTTATCTTACTGGATATTATGTTGCCCACCCTGGACGGCTGGCAGATATGTGAACGTTTGCGAGAAATGTCCGAAGTGCCCATTATTATGCTCACCGCCCTCGACACTCAGGAAGGGGTGGTGAAGGGTTTGGACCTGGGCGCCGATGACTATATTGTTAAGCCGGTTACGGCTGACGAGTTGGCCGCCCGGATTCGGGCTGTGCTCCGGCGTATCTCGCGGTCACCGCAACCGGATGATAATGGCGGCGGCGGTCACCGGGGCATTTTTACCCAGGGTGACTTGACCATTGATTTTGAGAGATACGAAGTGACGGTTGACGATGAACGGGTTGACCTGACGCCAACCGAATTTCGCCTGCTGTCTGTGTTGGCCCGGCACAAGGGCCGCGTGTTGCCTCACCAATTTCTGTTGGCCGAAGTATGGGGGCCAGAATACTCGGAGGATATAGACTCTTTACGGCTATACGTCAGTTACCTGCGCCGTAAGCTGGAAAAGGATAAATCAAAACCAAGCCTGATCCAAAACGAGTGGGGGATTGGCTATCGTTTTGGTTAAAACCCTTTGGCCAGCCGCAGTAAGCAAAACCGGCAAATAATCACCCCAAAAGCGTTCAACCTGCTCAAGCATTGAACGCTTTTTAATTTCTAACTTTTTTCTAAGAATATTCACACACCTTTATCATTAAATATTGTTAAAATTTTTTAAATAAGATTCTTTCAGGGACCATGGTTTTGATTCTCAATTTCAACTATTGATTACTACGCTTACCCTATTATACTTTAACAGAGGCATTTGTGGCTGGCCAGAGCATCCTTGTCATTGAACCTGATTTAACATTATCCAAAACCATTTCAGAGCAAATATTGCTTCCGCATGGATTCAAACCACTTCTGGCTCAAAACCAGGCAGAGGGCCTGAGAATAGCGCTTACCGAAGCGCCTCGCCTCCTCTTACTACACCTTCCGGTAACCGCCTCAATTAACCTGTTACGCGATCTGGCGCTTGTAGCCAATCATCCTTTCCCGGTAATTTTAATAACAGATCAAGCCCTCCCCCAATTGGCAGTTGAGCTGCTCCGATTAGGAGTTAGAGATTGCCTGACCTGCCCTTTGGCCGCCGAAGAAGTATTGCCGGCCATCCACCGCGCGTTAGGCCAGGAACAAGCTGAAACTGACCGGGAACGTTTTTCCCTGTTGATGTCGGTAGTTGATGAGGCTGTCTGGATGCTAGATCCAAACTTAAAAGTAATTGCGCAAAATAAGGCCGCCGGTGAGATATTTGGCTGGCCGCCGGCAGAAGCAATTGGCAAATCAATTTGCGAATTATTGTTCCTGCACAATCATACCACCCATAAATTATGTCAACTCTTGAACCAGGCCATAGAAAAGCAGCAACCTCTCTTTGACCCAAAGGTGTTGTTGAAAACAAAGGAGAATCGCTCCATTCTTGTGCGCAGCGCCGTTACCCCTTTGCTGCAAAACAGCCGGGTTATAGGCATTCTCTGTGTTCTGCAAAGAACGCCCAATGATCAATATGTCAGGTTAGAATTTGCCAACATGGCCGCCCACCTGTTACGCAATCCGCTCAGTTTCATTCAAACTTGCATTGACCTGCTCATGAGTTCAGACTTGGACCCCCAGAAACAGCAAACAACCCTGAAGAGTATGTGGGAACGAAGCCAGTGGCTGACAAAATTTACCGATGAACTGCTCAACATGTTACGCCTGGAGGCCGGAGAGGTACGAATTTATGTGGAGTCGGTGGCCATAACGCCTCTGATTGAACAAATTTTACTTCTGGTTCAAGATGAAGAAAATTTACGTCATCAATTTAACCTGGTTGCCGCCGACAATCTGCCCCTGGTTGCCGCCGACCCCACCAAAACAGAGCTGATTTTATTTAACTTGTTAACCAATGCCGTTAACCGCTGCCCGGCCGGAGGTCAGGTGGCAATTGAAGCAGAAGCAAACCAATCCGAAGTGATCATTTCTATTATAGATAATGGCGAACCGATCCCCCCCAAATTATTGGACAGGATTTTTGGGCAATTCTATCCTGTTGACGATGAAAACGGCAAAATGCCGTCTACTTATGAACTTGGACTTTATACCACCAAACGATTGGTTGAATTGCAAAATGGCCGTATTTGGGCCACCAGCCAGCCCGGACAGGGGTCACGCTTTTGCTTTTCCTTACCTTTTTGGGAGCAAGCATCATGATAAAAATTCTGGTTATTGATGATGACACAACCATGCTTCAACTGCTCAGTCTTTCCCTGGAAAATGAGGGGTATTACGTTTTCACTGCCGAGAGTGGGCAAAGAGGCATAGAGTTGGCCCGACAACAATTTCCAGATTTGGTTATCCTGGATTTGATGATGCCGGTGATGGATGGTTTTGAAACCTGCCGCCGGCTACGCGAATTGGATATTCACTCTATTTTGGTGACCAGCCACCGCCATGATGAACGCAGCGTAGTGAGAGCTTTGGAAATGGGCGCAGATGATTATTTGCGCCAACCCGTTAAAATACCAATCTTGCTGGCCAAAATTCGCACCTTGCTGCGGCGCAATAACCAGCGCACGGCCAATGAGGCCTTCCTGTATGACGACGGCCAATTGCTAATTGATTTAGAGGAGCGACGGGTGGAGCTGCGCGGAGAACCTATTCCGTTGACCCCCACCGAGTTTCGCTTGCTGGCCATTTTGCTGCGTAAAGTGGGCCGGGTGGTAACGCACGAAGAGTTAATCCAGGAGGTCTGGGGCACCCAAAAAAACGTCAGCCTGGGTTCGCTTAAACTTTACATCCACTATCTCCGCCAAAAACTTGAGGACCACCCCCGAAAACCCCGTTATCTGCTGGCCGAATGGGGCATTGGGTATCGCCTGCATGAACCCCGGCCAAACCGGCAGGCCATCTCAACGCCTCAACCGGCCTAAAAAACTTGGCGCGGCAAAGCCGCAAACCAGAAACTAGAGTTCGCCGGGCTTTTGACGATGCCAGGCGGTGGCCTGCTCATATTGATAGGCCGTCCGCAAAATGGCGCTTTCGCCCAAAGCCGGCCCAATAATTTGCAACCCCACCGGCATGCCATCCCAAAAACCACACGGCACCGAAATGCCACAAAGCCCAACCAGGTTCAACGTAACCGTATAAACGTCGCTCAAGTACATCTGCAACGGATTATCCACCTTTGACCCAATTTCAAAAGCAACGCCAGGCGCCACCGGCGAAACCATCACGTCAACCGTTTCAAACGCCTGCTCAAAATCTCGCCGGAGCAGGGTGCGGACCTGCTGCGCTTTCAAATAATAGGCGTCGTAATAACCCGCCGAGAGGGCGTAAGTGCCCAGCATAATGCGCCGTTTGACCTCCGGCCCAAAGCCAACCTGCCGGGTTTGGCGAAAAGTTTCCCACATATCGCCGCCGTCCCGGCGCAAACCGTAACGCACCCCATCATAACGGGAAAGATTGGCCGACGCTTCCGCTGTAGAAATGATATAATAAACCGGAATGCCATAGGCGGTGTTGGGTAACGACACGTCAATAATCTCTGCTCCCAACCCGGCCAGTTGCTCGATAGCCGCCCGGATGATGGTTTCCACCCCGGCCTCAAGCCCGCCCACAAAATACTCTTTGGGCACACCAATTCTGAGGCCCTTCAGGTTATCGCCCTGTTTCATTTCCGCTACGTAATCCGGGGTGGGGGCATTGATTGAAGTGGAATCGCGGAAATCGTAGCCGGCCAGGCCGGTAAGCAACATAGCTGCGTCTTCCACATCTTTGGCCAGCGGCCCAATCTGGTCCAGCGAGGAGCCGTGGGCAATAAGGCCATACCGGCTGACCCGGCCGTATGTGGGTTTCAGTCCCACCACTCCGCAAAAAGAAGCCGGTTGGCGAATACTGCCGCCGGTATCGGTGCCCAGCGCCCCCAGGGTTTCGGCGGCGGCTACGGCGGCGGCGCTGCCGCCACTGCTGCCGCCCGGCACGCGGCTCAAGTTCCAGGGATTGTTGGTGGGGTGAAAGGCTGAGTATTCGGTGGAAGAACCCATCGTAAATTCGTCGGTATTGGTTTTGCCCACAAACACGGCCCCGGCCTGGCGCAGTTTGATCACGGCTGTTGCGTCAAAAGGGGGCACGTAATTTTTTAACATGGCCGAGCCGGCCGTGGTGGGCACGCCCTGGGTAATAATGGCGTCTTTAACGGCCAGGGGTATCCCCAGCAGCGGGTTATCCTCACCCGCAGCGCGGCGTTCATCGGCAAAACGAGCCATTTGTAAGGCCAGGTCTTGCTGCACGCTGATGTAAGCTTGCACCTTTTTTTCAACCACCGCAATCCGCTCTAATACGCTTTCGGTCAATTCAACCGACGTGATCTCGCCCTGGCGCAGTTTATCTTGCGCGGCATGGATGGTTAGAGAGTAAAGTTCCAAGGTGTCCTCCAATGGAACAAGTCTGTGAGCGTTAATCCAGCACAGCCCGCACTCTAAAACTGGCTTCATCTGCATCAGGAGCGTTGGCCAAAGCTTCCTCGGTAGGCAGGGAGAGCCTGACCTCGTCAGGTCGCATGACGTTTTTTAAAGGGATGGCGCTGGCTGTAGGGGGGATGCCGGTGGTGTCAACTTGCTGTAACATTTC is a window of Anaerolineae bacterium DNA encoding:
- a CDS encoding response regulator transcription factor; its protein translation is MTSVLIIDDDKLLCDAFQLMLNKAGFEVEIAYDGREGLRKAYSFNPDVILLDIMLPTLDGWQICERLREMSEVPIIMLTALDTQEGVVKGLDLGADDYIVKPVTADELAARIRAVLRRISRSPQPDDNGGGGHRGIFTQGDLTIDFERYEVTVDDERVDLTPTEFRLLSVLARHKGRVLPHQFLLAEVWGPEYSEDIDSLRLYVSYLRRKLEKDKSKPSLIQNEWGIGYRFG
- a CDS encoding response regulator, which translates into the protein MANTNDRHPSILIVEDSAPQALKLKLALESNGCQVHWAETGLGGLDVAQQQHFDLVVLDIELPDINGFEVCQKLKADPNLADIPVVMLTTRDHAQDVLNGLEVGAVDYIPKDAFAEAVLIETIKQMNVG
- the gatA gene encoding Asp-tRNA(Asn)/Glu-tRNA(Gln) amidotransferase subunit GatA, which codes for MKPVLECGLCWINAHRLVPLEDTLELYSLTIHAAQDKLRQGEITSVELTESVLERIAVVEKKVQAYISVQQDLALQMARFADERRAAGEDNPLLGIPLAVKDAIITQGVPTTAGSAMLKNYVPPFDATAVIKLRQAGAVFVGKTNTDEFTMGSSTEYSAFHPTNNPWNLSRVPGGSSGGSAAAVAAAETLGALGTDTGGSIRQPASFCGVVGLKPTYGRVSRYGLIAHGSSLDQIGPLAKDVEDAAMLLTGLAGYDFRDSTSINAPTPDYVAEMKQGDNLKGLRIGVPKEYFVGGLEAGVETIIRAAIEQLAGLGAEIIDVSLPNTAYGIPVYYIISTAEASANLSRYDGVRYGLRRDGGDMWETFRQTRQVGFGPEVKRRIMLGTYALSAGYYDAYYLKAQQVRTLLRRDFEQAFETVDVMVSPVAPGVAFEIGSKVDNPLQMYLSDVYTVTLNLVGLCGISVPCGFWDGMPVGLQIIGPALGESAILRTAYQYEQATAWHRQKPGEL
- a CDS encoding PAS domain-containing protein, with product MAGQSILVIEPDLTLSKTISEQILLPHGFKPLLAQNQAEGLRIALTEAPRLLLLHLPVTASINLLRDLALVANHPFPVILITDQALPQLAVELLRLGVRDCLTCPLAAEEVLPAIHRALGQEQAETDRERFSLLMSVVDEAVWMLDPNLKVIAQNKAAGEIFGWPPAEAIGKSICELLFLHNHTTHKLCQLLNQAIEKQQPLFDPKVLLKTKENRSILVRSAVTPLLQNSRVIGILCVLQRTPNDQYVRLEFANMAAHLLRNPLSFIQTCIDLLMSSDLDPQKQQTTLKSMWERSQWLTKFTDELLNMLRLEAGEVRIYVESVAITPLIEQILLLVQDEENLRHQFNLVAADNLPLVAADPTKTELILFNLLTNAVNRCPAGGQVAIEAEANQSEVIISIIDNGEPIPPKLLDRIFGQFYPVDDENGKMPSTYELGLYTTKRLVELQNGRIWATSQPGQGSRFCFSLPFWEQAS
- the gatC gene encoding Asp-tRNA(Asn)/Glu-tRNA(Gln) amidotransferase subunit GatC translates to MAKLSLTEVETIAELAKLTLTDAEKKMFQEQLSAILDYAEMLQQVDTTGIPPTASAIPLKNVMRPDEVRLSLPTEEALANAPDADEASFRVRAVLD
- a CDS encoding GAF domain-containing protein, producing MEAPNSPRPKGTVYVVEDWPMNLEATRTELKKAQQRLERYQAALRLADVEIKRRNRSIIALTTFAYQAIHTANPAHLLKLALVQALETASAPVGAVLLIDAESKELTLGVHKGLTPTLIRILTGQELHQGATALMPHLVAGAGALLEYDTSDDETERLLLKASHLTSLVSLSLQVGPRLIGALLVGLQGKKHFTPAELCFLMAMSQETAVAMESLRLREGLWLTAEALLGDAGKVELQEVEQTDLKVEVPTPLGLPDITSTLPQPADDDLEQLLAAMMEAEDEVQQQNADLQTLNNISEMINRTLDLKQILQCTVDQTLTTLKTDAAWLYLLDERNQLEMQAHTGLSIEYVRGMQCLKLDAGIEGRVAQANKAQFVESVAKDVHGHKIWVDKEGLQALAAVPITRPGSEVGDQKKQAGANVVGVLAVGKRADKYAWSPREVRMLTSLANQVAPAIDNARLYARVQEGETGLKAGNEILQEINDMLLEKNANLEGFISNDLTPALTMASQILQTLWAKSAGFTDGQKKEITTLQKIITRLNELARETSIISETLNTEFDRVLDSEEKKSNYGGAVRPLRLEKTHDLKPAIISMGNDQTKPELSSPPKNNDLSAKPMSFEDAMAAGLVPDNIINRETKK
- a CDS encoding response regulator transcription factor, producing MIKILVIDDDTTMLQLLSLSLENEGYYVFTAESGQRGIELARQQFPDLVILDLMMPVMDGFETCRRLRELDIHSILVTSHRHDERSVVRALEMGADDYLRQPVKIPILLAKIRTLLRRNNQRTANEAFLYDDGQLLIDLEERRVELRGEPIPLTPTEFRLLAILLRKVGRVVTHEELIQEVWGTQKNVSLGSLKLYIHYLRQKLEDHPRKPRYLLAEWGIGYRLHEPRPNRQAISTPQPA